A stretch of Diceros bicornis minor isolate mBicDic1 chromosome 29, mDicBic1.mat.cur, whole genome shotgun sequence DNA encodes these proteins:
- the LOC131394111 gene encoding beta-defensin 103A-like → MRIHYLLFALLFVFLLPVPGNGGIINALQRYYCKIRNGRCAVFGCLPKEEQIGHCSRGGRKCCRKKK, encoded by the exons ATGAGGATCCATTACCTTCTCTTTGCATTGCTCTTTGTGTTCTTGTTGCCTGTTCCAG GAAATGGAGGAATCATCAATGCATTACAAAGGTATTACTGCAAAATAAGAAACGGCCGGTGTGCTGTGTTTGGCTGCCTTCCAAAGGAGGAACAGATAGGCCATTGTTCTCGGGGAGGCCGAAAATGCTGccgaaaaaagaaataa